The following proteins are co-located in the Flammeovirga kamogawensis genome:
- a CDS encoding glycosyltransferase family 4 protein has translation MTKKIVFNVNQFSYRGTEIALFDYAYYNEKILGNISYIISDKTKLKNSPQENQILNKFTSSFPERVFLYETHDEAQDFIDKTQSDIIYFIKSGKKDHNLFKNIRNVIHVVFGYYKPYGDEYFYISEYLAQKKGKFRSSFVPHIVNLPDVDSNLRTSLKIPKDATVVARYGGLNTFDIDYVHQAIKEVLEEQDNIYFIFVNTQFFHKHPRIIYLDPIYKLEDKVAFINTSDAYLHARSDGETFGLAIAEFHIKGKNIITSKSKKDNAHLDILQDECYIYSDKDSCKNLLLQTKTLKPKNFNVYKQFSPQIVMQYFDKVVIKGEKKLPATKNLFQKILKKIF, from the coding sequence ATGACAAAAAAAATAGTATTTAATGTTAATCAATTTTCTTATCGAGGCACTGAAATAGCTTTATTTGATTATGCGTATTATAATGAAAAAATTTTAGGTAATATTTCATATATTATATCAGATAAGACTAAACTGAAGAATAGTCCTCAAGAAAATCAAATATTAAATAAATTTACATCTTCATTTCCAGAAAGAGTTTTTCTTTACGAAACACATGATGAAGCTCAAGATTTTATAGATAAAACTCAATCTGATATTATTTATTTTATTAAATCTGGTAAAAAAGATCATAATTTATTTAAAAATATAAGGAATGTTATTCACGTAGTTTTTGGTTACTATAAACCTTATGGTGATGAATACTTTTATATTTCTGAATATTTAGCACAAAAAAAAGGTAAATTTAGATCTTCATTTGTACCACATATTGTTAACCTACCTGATGTAGATAGTAATTTAAGGACATCATTAAAAATCCCAAAAGATGCCACAGTTGTAGCTCGATACGGCGGATTAAATACCTTTGATATAGACTATGTTCATCAAGCAATCAAAGAGGTTTTAGAAGAACAAGACAATATCTATTTCATATTTGTTAATACACAATTTTTCCACAAACACCCAAGAATAATCTACCTAGACCCTATTTATAAATTAGAAGATAAAGTTGCTTTTATTAATACCTCTGATGCTTATTTACACGCTAGATCTGATGGTGAAACTTTTGGACTCGCAATAGCAGAATTTCATATTAAAGGTAAAAATATCATTACATCAAAAAGTAAAAAGGATAATGCACACTTAGATATTTTGCAAGATGAATGTTATATATACTCTGATAAAGATTCTTGTAAAAATCTTTTACTGCAAACTAAAACATTAAAACCTAAAAACTTTAATGTTTATAAGCAATTTTCTCCACAAATAGTCATGCAATATTTTGACAAAGTCGTAATAAAAGGAGAAAAAAAATTACCTGCTACTAAAAACTTATTCCAAAAAATTTTAAAAAAGATATTTTAA
- a CDS encoding ABC transporter ATP-binding protein yields MKIYKRLLTFTGNLPSFLVPYFFVTLFMSVFSLLNFTMMIPLLDILFNSDTSFQIPDKLLTLNDFHFNMDFIKEYAYQEFGILMLEKGKLSALMLICLFTFLASLFTNIFRYIERRLAENYRRTTIASLRTSVFQRVLSLDIGYLTNSRKSDIMARSTTDVTESENAFGALVTFIKDPIMLVIFFSTLIYISPKMTMFVFLILPVSGISIGLIAKKLKQVSHNLQDISGSLLGVLDETIVGMRVVKGFNADKYVSSSFEKYNQGYVKAFRDFASKRELASPLSEVLGVFFVGVLLYLGGTIVLSEDATLTAAEFMAYLVLFTQVLNPVKAISGNLSSIQRGMAATERIFELLDTEPKIKDKSDAKSLNKFDKGIEFKGVSFGYEDKDVLKDINFKLEKGKMLALVGPSGGGKSTLADLIPRFYDPRSGKIEIDGHDVKDYTLSSLRSHMGIVTQESILFNDTIYNNIAFGTETTLEEVEKAAKIANAHEFIIKTEEGYNSVIGDRGSKLSGGQKQRLSIARAILKNPDILILDEATSALDTESEKLVQDAIQHLMKGRTVLVIAHRLSTIQEADKILVIKEGQVVEEGTHVDLMAVENGMYKRLQEMQEYSK; encoded by the coding sequence ATGAAAATATATAAAAGACTTTTAACCTTTACAGGAAATTTACCATCATTCTTAGTTCCGTATTTCTTTGTTACACTTTTTATGAGTGTATTTAGCTTATTGAATTTTACAATGATGATTCCATTATTAGATATCTTATTTAATAGTGATACTTCATTTCAAATTCCGGATAAGTTACTAACATTAAATGATTTTCATTTTAATATGGATTTCATAAAAGAATATGCCTATCAAGAATTTGGTATTTTAATGTTGGAGAAAGGTAAATTAAGTGCTTTGATGCTAATTTGTTTGTTCACATTTTTAGCATCATTATTTACCAATATTTTTAGATATATAGAAAGAAGACTTGCTGAAAACTATAGAAGAACAACCATAGCATCTTTAAGAACAAGTGTTTTTCAAAGAGTTTTATCATTAGATATTGGTTATTTAACCAATTCTAGAAAAAGTGATATCATGGCAAGGTCAACCACTGATGTAACAGAATCTGAAAATGCATTTGGAGCATTAGTTACTTTTATAAAAGACCCCATTATGTTGGTGATCTTTTTCTCAACATTAATTTATATATCGCCAAAGATGACAATGTTTGTCTTTTTGATATTGCCAGTGTCGGGTATATCAATAGGTTTGATTGCAAAAAAATTAAAACAAGTTTCACATAACTTACAAGATATATCGGGTTCTCTATTAGGTGTACTTGATGAAACGATTGTGGGTATGCGTGTAGTTAAAGGTTTTAATGCTGATAAATATGTATCATCATCTTTTGAAAAATATAATCAAGGTTATGTTAAAGCATTTAGAGATTTTGCATCTAAAAGAGAATTAGCTTCTCCATTGTCAGAAGTCTTAGGAGTTTTCTTTGTTGGTGTTTTACTGTATTTAGGTGGTACAATTGTATTGTCTGAAGATGCAACTTTAACTGCCGCAGAGTTTATGGCTTACCTTGTATTATTTACTCAAGTATTGAATCCTGTAAAAGCAATATCAGGTAACTTAAGTAGTATTCAGAGAGGTATGGCAGCAACAGAACGTATTTTTGAATTACTTGATACAGAACCAAAAATTAAGGATAAATCAGATGCTAAATCATTGAATAAATTTGATAAAGGCATTGAATTTAAAGGTGTAAGTTTTGGCTATGAAGATAAAGATGTATTAAAAGATATCAACTTTAAATTAGAGAAGGGTAAAATGTTGGCTTTAGTAGGTCCTTCTGGAGGAGGTAAATCTACTTTGGCAGACTTAATCCCTAGATTTTATGACCCAAGATCTGGTAAAATTGAGATTGATGGACATGATGTTAAAGATTATACATTGAGTTCTTTAAGATCACATATGGGGATTGTAACTCAAGAATCTATTTTATTTAACGATACAATATATAATAACATAGCCTTTGGTACAGAAACTACTCTAGAAGAAGTAGAGAAAGCGGCTAAAATAGCCAATGCTCATGAGTTTATTATAAAAACGGAGGAGGGATACAATTCTGTAATTGGTGATCGTGGTTCAAAATTATCAGGAGGACAAAAACAACGTTTAAGTATAGCAAGAGCAATACTAAAAAACCCAGATATATTAATTCTTGACGAAGCAACATCAGCCTTAGATACAGAGTCTGAAAAATTAGTACAAGATGCAATTCAGCATTTAATGAAAGGCCGTACTGTACTTGTAATTGCCCACCGTTTATCTACTATTCAAGAAGCAGATAAAATTTTAGTTATTAAAGAAGGTCAAGTAGTAGAAGAAGGAACCCATGTAGATTTGATGGCTGTAGAAAATGGGATGTATAAGAGGTTACAAGAAATGCAGGAATATTCTAAATAG
- a CDS encoding DUF5672 family protein codes for MNNCIVIIPIYKEQPSINELISFKNNISKCSKRNICLLTYKELDIQIYLDEIKEIPINIYFYCQYFDSSYFSGIPSYNRLMTLPKFYEVFKEYDYMLLCQLDVYIFKDNLNYWMSKGYDFIGPPLMTKDSNGNPDYWKVGNGGFSLRKVSTFKDVLTTYSSLFQSVNYNYKSFILQVKSYFAYLRIRKNNLKPFSKDIKNEDIFFSKNVSKSWKHFKVPSIEEARSFGFDEYPKKLYNDNQEKLPMGVHAWWRFEYDFWKEIIDNN; via the coding sequence ATGAATAATTGTATAGTTATTATTCCTATTTATAAAGAACAACCGTCAATCAATGAATTAATTTCTTTTAAAAATAATATATCAAAATGTTCAAAGAGGAATATATGTTTATTGACTTATAAAGAATTAGATATACAAATTTACCTTGATGAAATAAAAGAGATACCTATTAATATTTACTTTTACTGCCAATATTTTGATTCATCTTATTTCTCTGGTATACCATCGTATAATCGTTTAATGACATTACCTAAGTTTTATGAAGTATTTAAGGAATATGATTATATGTTGTTATGTCAACTTGATGTATATATATTTAAAGATAATCTAAATTACTGGATGTCAAAAGGATATGATTTTATTGGACCACCTTTAATGACAAAAGATAGTAACGGTAACCCAGATTATTGGAAAGTAGGAAATGGAGGTTTTTCTTTAAGAAAAGTATCTACTTTTAAAGATGTTTTAACTACATATAGTAGTCTTTTTCAAAGTGTAAATTACAATTATAAATCATTTATTTTACAAGTAAAATCTTATTTTGCTTATTTAAGGATTAGGAAAAATAATTTAAAGCCATTTTCTAAAGATATTAAAAATGAGGATATATTTTTCTCGAAAAATGTCAGCAAAAGTTGGAAACACTTTAAGGTGCCATCTATAGAGGAAGCAAGGAGTTTTGGTTTTGATGAGTATCCTAAAAAATTATATAATGATAATCAAGAGAAACTTCCTATGGGTGTTCATGCTTGGTGGAGATTTGAATACGACTTTTGGAAAGAAATTATTGATAATAATTAA
- a CDS encoding glycosyltransferase family 2 protein, giving the protein MTQISNISAVMILKDAEKSLRATLDSLRGFEEVIILDNGSSDKSLEIASSFKNVKIFHSPFIGFGPLKNLAASYASNDWVFSIDSDEIITSRLYNSIKGADLDSENVYHVQRKNAYDGTIIDGANWGDDWVKRLYKKSNVSFYNSQVHEVLNTKKYHLKKLKGVLKHESYSNVNELLDKQRLYTTLFAQQNANIKSISSLMIVLKTLFTFIQSYFLKRGFLFGWKGLLISYYNSSTVFYKYSKLKEQNKSLKCSILVTTYNRVDALKIVLESIKLQSVLPYEVIIADDGSNEETKLFLSDIVNKFPIPVIHKWQEDRGFRVARARNNALASCKGDYIIMIDGDMCLNKNFIKTYIQNARKGYFLQGGRVLLSERKTNSILGNNTNFSISLISKGIKNRFNTLNSKLLSRIFSKRSYTDKGARTCNLGVWREDVVKVNGFDNRFVGWGREDSEFVVRLINNGVKRVNFKFGGIAYHLYHHENSRSSLPENDLILEESRKNNHIITENGLNEI; this is encoded by the coding sequence ATGACTCAAATTAGTAATATATCTGCTGTAATGATTTTAAAGGATGCTGAGAAATCATTAAGAGCAACATTAGATTCTTTACGTGGTTTTGAAGAAGTAATTATATTAGATAATGGATCTTCAGATAAATCACTGGAAATAGCATCAAGCTTTAAGAATGTCAAAATATTCCATTCTCCTTTTATAGGATTTGGACCTTTGAAGAACTTGGCAGCATCTTATGCATCTAATGATTGGGTTTTTTCTATTGATTCTGATGAAATAATCACTTCTAGGTTGTACAATAGTATTAAAGGTGCGGATCTTGATTCTGAAAATGTCTATCATGTTCAGCGTAAAAATGCATATGATGGAACTATTATCGATGGAGCTAATTGGGGTGACGACTGGGTTAAAAGATTATATAAAAAGTCTAATGTTAGCTTTTATAATTCTCAGGTTCATGAAGTTTTAAATACAAAGAAATATCATTTAAAAAAGTTAAAGGGAGTATTAAAACATGAATCTTATTCAAATGTTAATGAATTATTAGATAAACAGAGGCTTTATACAACCTTATTTGCTCAGCAAAATGCTAATATAAAGAGTATTTCATCATTGATGATTGTTTTAAAAACACTTTTTACTTTTATACAAAGTTACTTTTTAAAAAGAGGCTTTTTATTTGGATGGAAAGGTCTTTTGATTTCTTATTATAATTCTTCTACAGTTTTTTATAAATATTCGAAATTAAAGGAACAGAATAAGTCGTTAAAATGCTCTATTTTAGTAACAACTTATAATAGAGTTGATGCTTTAAAAATAGTATTAGAGAGTATTAAGTTACAGTCTGTTTTACCTTACGAGGTTATAATAGCTGATGATGGTTCTAATGAAGAAACAAAGCTTTTTCTATCAGATATTGTTAATAAATTTCCAATACCTGTTATTCATAAATGGCAAGAAGATCGAGGTTTTCGGGTTGCAAGAGCTAGAAATAATGCTCTTGCATCATGTAAGGGAGATTATATAATTATGATAGATGGTGATATGTGTCTTAATAAGAATTTTATTAAAACTTATATTCAAAATGCTAGAAAAGGATATTTTCTCCAAGGAGGACGGGTTTTATTATCTGAAAGGAAAACAAATTCTATTTTAGGGAATAACACTAATTTTTCTATTTCATTAATATCGAAGGGTATTAAAAATAGATTTAATACTTTAAATTCTAAATTATTGTCTAGAATTTTTTCTAAACGATCATATACTGATAAAGGTGCAAGAACTTGTAATTTAGGTGTCTGGAGAGAAGATGTAGTAAAAGTAAATGGCTTTGATAATAGATTTGTTGGTTGGGGTAGAGAAGATAGTGAATTTGTAGTAAGGTTAATAAATAATGGTGTTAAGAGAGTCAATTTTAAATTTGGGGGTATTGCTTATCATTTATATCATCATGAAAACTCAAGGTCATCTTTACCTGAAAATGACTTAATTCTAGAAGAATCTAGAAAAAATAATCATATAATTACTGAAAATGGCTTAAACGAAATATAA
- a CDS encoding DUF6089 family protein, producing MTSKLLIHSVFLSFCISLLSITNGFAQHKSPNVNPATDKHWALSVFGGTSNYFGDLTTKASPFSTNSSLTSGSFGFGYEKRFSHRFVLRGEFSWSRIIGDDAQTAAIGSFEYDRNLSFRNDIYQLSALAQFDLIPHYGHYSERKRITPYILTGLTTFLHNPKGKTTTQYGSTWVDLSSLGTEGQGKENTRKKYNKVGIAVPFGLGVNVKVTNRMDIGLEWITRFTFTDYLDDVSKNYAGDASFGNNQLAASMADRSQESIAVLTGAPRQVPSYKFGPGDKRGSNNKRDGYTNFLIKVRYILSKNEAPNKLSWLHKNSEQYNTIGIHSNKLANSTRDISEFDKYKGRYTIQNLAINTEGSERSPNFYHDGLIYATDRNDRKHFNKATRKSYYNFYYAPLSDLYKNEQTRPVNIENETLKRFHHHSAYQINDTHIITTLYSSDLPSQKVAQHKLFSIEILGENIWAEAIELPFNNEHYSISEPTISKDGTTMYFVSDMKGGYGGTDIYVSYRYKDQWTYPINLGGVINTSGDEVSPFLHDDGTLYFASNGHKGMGGLDLFEAISKDDKIFAVTNLGSPINSPYDDFGLILNKVKRVGYFTSNRVGGKGGNDIYQLNVNEINVSRMLTDEHENLFVVEEMKLKGKVISKDTRTALPKILVSLKNIETNALITKRTDKNGVFEFDVSNESNYEIFPSAFGYKRMKPTKISTVGVFGVDEISKTLLIAPLAKKVKLYGQVTNKETGELLKNIELVFISPNEDENIYVKSDNEGNYSMEINKDKKYFFFVEEDGFLQKNYAIPDLSKFRSVSSMKYNIRLAPKE from the coding sequence ATGACTTCTAAACTTCTAATACATAGTGTTTTTTTATCTTTTTGTATTTCACTTTTAAGTATTACAAACGGGTTCGCTCAGCACAAGTCTCCTAATGTAAACCCTGCTACGGATAAACATTGGGCTTTATCTGTTTTTGGAGGAACAAGTAATTATTTTGGGGATTTAACCACAAAGGCATCACCATTTTCTACTAACTCTTCTTTAACTAGTGGAAGTTTTGGCTTTGGTTATGAAAAAAGATTTTCTCATCGTTTTGTTTTAAGAGGTGAATTCTCTTGGTCTAGAATTATAGGTGATGATGCACAAACTGCTGCTATTGGTAGTTTTGAATACGATAGGAACCTATCTTTTAGAAACGATATTTATCAACTTTCTGCACTCGCTCAATTTGATTTAATACCCCATTACGGTCATTATTCAGAAAGGAAACGTATTACACCTTATATCTTAACAGGTTTAACTACATTTCTACATAATCCTAAAGGTAAAACAACTACTCAATATGGTAGTACTTGGGTAGATTTATCTTCATTGGGTACTGAAGGGCAAGGAAAAGAAAACACTAGAAAAAAATATAATAAAGTTGGTATTGCAGTTCCTTTTGGGCTTGGCGTAAATGTAAAAGTAACCAACAGAATGGATATTGGTCTTGAATGGATTACGAGATTTACTTTTACAGATTATTTGGATGATGTAAGTAAAAATTATGCAGGCGATGCATCGTTTGGAAATAACCAATTGGCAGCATCAATGGCAGACCGTTCCCAAGAAAGCATTGCTGTATTAACTGGAGCACCTAGACAAGTGCCTTCATATAAATTTGGACCTGGAGATAAAAGAGGATCTAATAATAAGAGAGATGGATATACCAATTTTTTAATTAAAGTAAGGTATATATTATCTAAAAATGAGGCTCCAAATAAATTATCTTGGCTTCATAAAAACAGTGAACAATACAATACTATAGGTATTCATTCAAATAAATTAGCCAATTCTACTCGAGATATTTCTGAATTTGATAAATATAAAGGTCGATATACGATTCAAAATTTAGCGATAAATACAGAAGGTTCTGAACGTTCTCCAAACTTCTATCACGATGGGTTAATTTATGCTACAGATAGAAATGATAGAAAACATTTTAATAAAGCCACAAGAAAATCATATTATAATTTTTACTACGCACCACTTTCAGACCTTTATAAGAATGAGCAAACTAGACCTGTAAATATTGAAAATGAAACACTAAAAAGGTTTCACCATCATTCTGCCTATCAAATTAATGATACACATATAATTACAACACTGTATTCTTCAGACCTACCAAGTCAGAAAGTAGCACAACATAAACTATTTTCAATTGAAATTTTAGGAGAAAATATTTGGGCTGAAGCGATTGAGCTACCTTTTAATAACGAACATTATTCTATATCAGAACCTACTATAAGTAAAGATGGTACAACAATGTATTTTGTGTCTGATATGAAAGGCGGATATGGTGGTACTGATATCTATGTCAGTTATAGATATAAAGATCAATGGACCTATCCTATTAATCTAGGAGGAGTTATTAATACTTCTGGCGATGAAGTGTCTCCATTTTTACATGATGATGGCACTTTATATTTTGCGTCTAATGGCCATAAAGGAATGGGTGGATTGGATCTTTTTGAAGCTATAAGTAAAGATGATAAAATATTTGCGGTAACAAATTTAGGTAGCCCTATTAATTCACCTTATGATGATTTCGGTTTAATACTTAATAAAGTAAAGAGAGTTGGCTATTTTACTTCAAATAGAGTAGGTGGTAAAGGAGGAAATGATATTTACCAACTTAACGTAAATGAAATTAATGTTTCAAGAATGCTAACTGATGAGCATGAAAACTTATTTGTTGTAGAGGAAATGAAATTAAAAGGAAAAGTGATTTCTAAAGATACTAGAACTGCTTTGCCTAAAATTTTAGTGAGTTTAAAAAACATAGAAACCAATGCTTTAATTACAAAGCGTACCGATAAAAATGGTGTTTTTGAATTTGATGTCTCAAATGAATCAAATTATGAAATATTTCCTTCTGCTTTTGGGTACAAAAGAATGAAACCAACAAAAATTTCTACTGTTGGTGTATTTGGTGTTGATGAAATATCAAAGACACTTCTTATCGCACCGCTTGCTAAAAAAGTAAAACTTTATGGGCAAGTAACCAATAAAGAAACAGGGGAATTATTAAAAAACATTGAACTTGTTTTTATCTCGCCTAATGAAGACGAAAATATTTATGTAAAATCTGATAATGAGGGTAATTACAGTATGGAAATCAACAAAGATAAAAAGTACTTCTTCTTTGTTGAAGAAGATGGATTCCTCCAAAAAAATTATGCAATACCAGATCTCTCAAAATTTAGATCCGTTTCTTCTATGAAATATAACATAAGGCTTGCACCTAAAGAATAA
- a CDS encoding oxidoreductase — translation MNNRIALIIGSTGLIGKNIVTLLTENEQYDKIISITRRPLGISHPKLSEVITNFENLNTLELSTDIDIAFCCLGTTMKQAGSKEAFYKVDHTFIVDFFKLAKRYNVKNSLVVSSMGADKHSFIYYNKVKGETEYALMNLGLPALNIFQPSLLIGNREESRFGEDLGKVFNQFLSPIIPKKYKGIEGVTVAKAMIKQADSTPSKKVSFFTSDQIQELGK, via the coding sequence ATGAATAATCGAATTGCGTTAATTATTGGTAGTACTGGTTTGATAGGTAAAAATATTGTTACGTTGCTTACAGAAAATGAGCAATACGATAAGATTATTTCTATTACTAGAAGACCTTTAGGTATCAGCCACCCTAAACTTTCTGAAGTAATTACAAATTTCGAAAATCTTAATACATTAGAATTATCAACTGATATTGATATTGCTTTTTGTTGCTTAGGCACTACAATGAAACAAGCAGGTTCTAAAGAAGCTTTTTATAAAGTTGACCATACTTTTATTGTTGATTTCTTTAAATTAGCAAAACGTTATAATGTTAAGAATAGCTTGGTGGTATCTTCTATGGGAGCTGACAAACACTCTTTTATATATTATAATAAAGTAAAAGGAGAAACAGAATATGCTTTAATGAACTTAGGTTTACCTGCACTAAATATATTCCAACCTTCGTTATTAATTGGAAATCGTGAGGAATCTCGCTTCGGAGAAGATTTAGGTAAAGTTTTCAATCAGTTTCTTAGCCCTATTATTCCCAAAAAATATAAAGGCATTGAAGGAGTAACTGTTGCAAAAGCAATGATTAAGCAAGCTGATAGTACTCCATCTAAAAAAGTTTCATTTTTCACTTCAGATCAAATACAAGAGTTGGGTAAGTAA
- a CDS encoding glycosyltransferase family 4 protein — MKINFLLPFPPYKLTGGIKIMCEYAIKIADQGHDVYVYSSNWTEYINKGSKWIKYYRTRLLKRYIPTWLEKTDNVTWITVPSIEDKYIRNADIVISTWWQTAFDTHLLSNSKGKKINLIQDYENFVGHIDLLHKSYDLPYTKNIVTYQELGNQISEFTSKKNICVPYGINTKKFQIRISLKDRNPFSICMLFSLQKRKNSYIGIEAVLELKKKYPKISFCLYSLHPRPKNLPKWIDFIHQPKDVSEIFNASAIFLQNSTQEGLPLNILEAQACGCAIVCSDIQGHKSVCENNINSLIYPVNNRELLITRISELIENKNLRIKIGNKASEDVATHYNWDNAVTKMLKEFLI; from the coding sequence ATGAAAATCAATTTCTTGCTCCCTTTCCCTCCGTACAAACTAACTGGAGGAATAAAAATCATGTGTGAATATGCTATCAAAATAGCAGACCAAGGCCATGATGTCTATGTTTATAGTTCTAATTGGACAGAATATATTAATAAAGGAAGTAAATGGATTAAATATTATCGTACAAGACTTTTAAAAAGATATATACCTACTTGGTTAGAAAAAACTGACAATGTTACTTGGATAACTGTACCATCGATTGAAGATAAATATATTAGAAATGCTGACATAGTTATTTCTACTTGGTGGCAAACTGCATTTGATACTCATTTGTTATCAAACAGTAAAGGGAAAAAAATAAATCTAATTCAAGACTATGAAAATTTTGTTGGCCATATTGATTTATTACATAAATCTTATGATTTACCTTACACTAAAAACATTGTTACTTATCAAGAATTAGGTAATCAAATTAGTGAATTTACTTCAAAAAAAAATATTTGTGTACCATATGGGATAAATACAAAAAAGTTTCAAATTAGAATATCCTTAAAAGATCGAAACCCATTCTCAATTTGTATGTTATTCTCTTTACAAAAGAGGAAAAACTCATATATAGGTATAGAGGCTGTTCTAGAATTAAAAAAAAAGTATCCTAAAATTTCTTTTTGCCTTTATAGTTTACATCCAAGACCTAAAAATCTACCTAAATGGATTGATTTTATACATCAACCTAAAGATGTAAGTGAAATATTTAATGCATCTGCTATTTTTTTACAAAATTCCACACAAGAAGGATTACCTTTAAATATATTAGAAGCCCAAGCTTGTGGGTGTGCTATTGTATGCTCTGATATCCAAGGACATAAATCTGTTTGTGAAAACAATATTAATTCTCTTATCTATCCCGTTAATAACAGAGAGCTACTAATTACAAGAATAAGTGAACTAATTGAAAATAAGAATTTAAGAATAAAAATTGGAAATAAGGCATCTGAAGATGTTGCCACACATTATAATTGGGATAATGCTGTGACAAAAATGTTAAAAGAATTTTTAATTTAA
- a CDS encoding glycosyltransferase family 17 protein has translation MRKIYDCFMLFNELDLLEIRLKLYYEHVDHFVIVECNQSFVGKTKAFVFEENKNRFKKYIDKIIYIKLENELVSDNFWDNEATHRNAITRGLNDANEDDIIFISDLDEFYDLKLLDREKTFDQVYKIEIPHHNYFINYKTNIIFNLTFVGTLQQIKKTNNTLDEIRKSEDFRHIVYNPKEDKCAHMSYVFGWDIDVYIYKLNSFSHQEYNKKPYTSTKHIKHCLKFPTEIFMRSGTWIEYISPEETMFADLIDEYPHLFQKETNFKPNNFSEWIFYLRRKLYKLTSKFIGKKFQV, from the coding sequence ATGAGAAAAATATATGATTGTTTCATGTTATTTAATGAGCTTGATTTATTAGAAATAAGACTCAAGTTATACTATGAACATGTAGACCATTTTGTAATTGTAGAATGTAATCAAAGTTTTGTTGGTAAAACTAAAGCATTCGTTTTTGAAGAAAATAAAAATAGGTTTAAAAAATACATTGATAAAATTATTTACATCAAATTAGAAAATGAATTAGTATCAGATAATTTTTGGGATAATGAAGCAACGCACAGAAATGCTATAACAAGAGGGCTAAATGATGCTAATGAAGATGATATTATCTTTATATCTGATTTAGATGAATTTTATGATTTGAAATTATTAGATAGAGAAAAAACTTTTGATCAAGTATATAAAATAGAAATTCCTCACCATAATTATTTTATTAATTATAAAACAAATATAATTTTCAACCTTACTTTTGTAGGTACTCTACAACAAATTAAAAAGACAAACAACACCTTAGATGAAATCCGTAAGAGTGAGGACTTTCGACATATAGTATATAACCCTAAAGAAGACAAATGTGCTCATATGTCATATGTATTTGGTTGGGATATTGATGTATACATCTATAAGTTAAATAGTTTCTCACATCAAGAATACAACAAAAAGCCTTACACTTCCACAAAACATATTAAGCATTGTTTAAAATTTCCAACAGAAATTTTTATGCGTAGTGGTACTTGGATTGAGTATATCTCTCCAGAAGAAACTATGTTTGCAGATTTAATAGATGAATATCCACACCTTTTCCAAAAAGAAACCAACTTTAAACCTAATAATTTTTCAGAATGGATTTTCTATCTTAGAAGAAAATTATATAAATTAACGAGTAAGTTTATTGGTAAAAAATTTCAAGTCTAA